TCCACAGTGCCGCAACATCCGGCGGCGACAGTGGAGTTCATGAAATTCTCCGTACTGTCCATCATCGGGCACACCCCGCACCCCCTGACCGGTGAACTCCTCTCCCCCGCCGACCGGTTGGCCGAGGTCGTCGAGACAGGGGTCGCGGCCGAGCGGCTCGGCTTCGACGCGTACGCGGTCGGCGAGCGGCACGCGGGTCCTTTCCTGTCGTCGAGTCCGACCGTGGTCCTCGGCGCGCTCGCTTCCCGTACGTCGCGTATCCGGCTTCTCACGGGTGTCACCGTCGTCGCGATCCTCGACCCGGTCCGGGTCGCCGAGGACTACGCGACTCTCGACCAGCTCTCCCGCGGCCGTATCGAACTCGTCGTCGGCAAGGGCGCGGAGGCAGGGCACTTCTCCCTCTTCGGCCTCGACGAGGAGCGCCAATGGGATCTGCAGAAGGAGAAGTACGAGCTGCTGCGGCGGCTCTGGACCGAGGAGGGGGTGGACTGGGAGGGCGAGTTCCGGCCGCCGCTGAAGAACGTGACCACGGTCCCGCGCCCGTACGACGGTCTCCCCCGCATCTGGCACGGCTCGGCCACCAGCCTCAACTCCACCGAGCTGGCGGCCAGGCACGGCGACCCGCTCTTCACCGCCAACGCCATCCAGCCGCGCGAGGCGTACGCAAAGCTGATCGCCCACTACCGCGAGCGCTTCGAGGCGTACGGGCACGATCCCGCCCGCGCCCATGTGGCGGCGGGGTCGGGCGGGCTGCTGATCGCGGACAGCTCGCAGCAGGCGGTGTCGCGGTTCAAGGAGCTGTACGAGGCGAAGGTGGCGCAGACCTTCAAGCCGCACCTGGCGGGGAAGGCGGGGTACAACACCCCGTTCCGTACGATCGAGGACGCCATCGAGAACGGCCCTCAGCTCATCGGCTCCCCGCAGCAGATCATCGACAAGATCCTCGGCTACCACGAGGTCTACCGGCACGATCTGCAGTCCGTCACGGTCGACGGATTCGGCCTGGCGCAGGGCGAACAGCTCGAAACGCTGCAGCGGTTCGCCGAGGAGATCGCCCCGGTGATACGCCGCGAGGCGCCTTCCACGCTCTGGGACTGACCGGCGGCACGACGGACGTCAGGGCGAGATCTCCTCCAGGCGCCGCCCTGCCGTCTCCTCCGCGCCGAGCGCCGCGACGACGGCGCCGGCCAGGGCCACCGCACCGAGCAGCGTGAAGACGGTGGAGATGTGGCCGCCCGCGTAGACCATGCCCACGACGATGGGTCCGAGGATGACGCCGAGGCGGTTCATCGCGCCGCCCACGCTGCTGCCGAGCGCCCGCATACGGGTCGGGAAGAGCTCGGGTGTGTAGAGGTACAGGCAGATGTTGGAGCCGAAGAAGAAGACTGCGGCGAGCGAGGTCCACACCAGGACCTGAAGGGGCGTGCGGGCGCCGACGTACGCGAGGACGAGCAGGCCCGCGGCGGCTCCGGCGAGGCATCCGGTGATGACGCGCCTGCGGCCCGCGCGGTCGACGGTGAGTGCGGCGACCAGGCAGCCGAGGAGTCCGGCGCAGGAGGTGACGGTGGAGTAGAGCAGGGCGTCGGAGAGCGAGAGGCCGTAGCGGTTCTGGTAGATCGTCGGCAGCCAGGAGGAGATGCCGTAGTTGACGAAGTAGCCGGCGAACCAGAGAGCGCCGATGACCAGGGTGCGGCGCCGGTAGCGGCCGGTGAACAGGCCGCGCAGACCGCTGGAGGTCTCGGCTGCGGGCGTGGGGTCGGGCAATGCGTCCGGGACGGGTGGCAGTGGCGCGCCCGTGAGGCGTTCGACCTCGGCCTCGATCCTGGTCATCACCTCGTCGGCCTCCTGGGCGCGGCCGTGCTCGGCGAGCCAGCGCGGTGACTCCGGTACGGAGCGCCGGACGAGGATGCAGAGCAGGCCGGGGACGGCCGCCAGGGCGTACATCCAGCGCCAGCCGAGCAAGGGGACGACCCAGGCGGCGACCAGGGCGCCGACGGTGAGACCGGCGGGGAAGACGAGTTCGTAGAGCAGGACGAAGCGTCCGCGCCGGTGGCTGCGGGTGATCTCGGCGATGAAGGTGGCGGCCACGGGGACCTCGCCGCCGATCGCCAGGCCCTGGATGAAGCGCACCCCCATGAAGAGGCCGGGGGTGGTGGACAGGGCGAGTGCCAGGTTGGCCACGCTGGACAGGGCGATGCAGGCGGCGATGACCTTGACCCGGCCGAAGCGGTCCGCGAGCCGGCCCGACAGCAGGGCGCCGATCAGCATGCCGATCGAGCCCACGGTCAGCAGGAGGGTCGCGGCCGAGGTGGTGAGGTGCCACTCCTTGCGCAGGTCGGGCAGGGCGTAGGCGATGAGGAGTTGGTCGAAGGCTTCGAAGAAGGTGACGGCGCCCACGATGAGCCGGACCGTGACGTGCCATCGGCACAGGGGGAGCCGCTCGAAGCGCGCGGCTATGGCGGCCCGGACCGCGCGGTCCGGGTAAGCGTCGATCGTCATGCAGGGTCCTCCGACTCGGCGGGGAGGGGCGAGGGGAACGCGGCGGACAGAGGGTCTGGGGAAACCCGGGCCAAAGAGCGCATAAGCGCAAAGTTTCTAAGGGCTTAAGTTGTACCGCCCTCCCACCGGAGCGCGTCAAGGGTTCTCCGCTGGGAAATCTCCTTCGATTCGGGCCTTGCGTCGAAGATAGTTAAGCCCTTAGATTTCTAGGGCTTGCTTAACTCCCCAACTCCCCGACTCCGTAAGGAGGCTCTCGTATGCTCGGTCTACCGGCCGACGAGGTGCTCGTCGCGGGTGAGTGGCGCCGCGGCGCCGGCGCCCCGATCCGCACCGTCGATCCGGCCACCGGCCGCACCCTCGCCACCGTGCACGCGGCATCCGTGGACGAGGTCGCCGAAGCGGCCCGGGGTGCGGCCCGCGCGGCCGCCGATCCCCGCTGGCGTACGCTCCTTCCCCACCGCCGCGCCCAACTGCTGCACCGGGTGGCCGATGCGATCGACACGGCGGCGGAACACCTCGCCTCGCTGCAGACCGCCGACACCGGCAAGGCGCTCACCGAGACCCGCGCCCTGGTGGCCAGTGCGGCGGGAACCTTCCGCTACACGGCGGCCGCGCTGGAGACCGCCGAGGAGACGCTGACTCCGTCGCGTGGCGACTGCCTCACGATGAGCGTGTACGAGCCGATCGGTGTGATCGGCGCGATCAACCCCTGGAACTCCCCCGTCGCCAGCGACGCACAGAAGCTGGCCCCCGCCCTCGCGGGCGGCAACGCCGTGCTCCTCAAGCCCGCCGAGTGGACCCCCCTGGTCTCGCTCGCGCTGGGCCGTCTGATCACCCGGGTCCTCGCCGAACTCGACCTGCCCACAGGGCTGTTGTCGATCCTGCCGGGGCGCGGCAGCGTCGTGGGCGATGCCATCGTGAAGGACCCGCACATCGGGAAGGTCGTCTTCACCGGCGGTACGGACACCGGGCGCACCATCGCCCGTACCGCCGCCGGAAAGCTGATGCCGGTCTCCCTGGAGCTCGGCGGGAAGTCCCCGACGATCGTGCTCGCCGACGCCGACATCGAGCAGGCCCTGGCCGGCGTGATGTTCGGGATCTTCTCCTCCAGCGGCCAGTCCTGCATCGCGGGCTCCCGGCTGTTCGTCGCACGCGAGGTGTACGACACCTTCGTCGGTGAACTCGTCGAGCGCGTCGGCACGTTGCGGGTCGGTCCCGGCACCGACCCGGACACCCAGGTGGCACCGCTCGTGCACCACAAGCACCGGGACTCCGTCGCCGCCTACGTCGACCTGGCCCGCGAGGAGGGCGCGACGGTGCGCTGCGGAGGCTCCGTGCCCCCGGGAGCCGCGTACAGCGAAGGCGCGTACTACCTGCCGACCGTCCTCGACGGCCTCGACAACTCCTCACGCACCTGCCAGGAGGAAATCTTCGGCCCGGTGCTCGTCGCCCTGCCCTTCGACGACGAGGACGATCTCGTACGCACGGCCAATGACTCGGTGTACGGGCTGGCCTGCGGGATCTGGACCCGCGACCACCGGGCCGCGTGGCGCATCGCCCGCCGGATCGACGCGGGCACCGTCTGGATCAACACCTACAAGCAGTTCAGCATCGCCACCCCGTTCGGCGGCATGAAGGACAGCGGTCTCGGCCGGGAGAAGGGCCGCGACGGCATCCGCGCCTACCAGCGACAGAAGTCCCTGTACTGGGGCATGTCCGACACCCCCCTCGCATGGGCCAACTGAACAACCGGTCTGGAGAAAGAGCTGTGCCCCCACCCCCTCCCCCCGTCGCCCGGCTGCGTTCCCTGCGCTACGTCGAGCTGTTCACCCCCGCCTTCACCGAGGCCGCCGACTTCTACCAGGAGGTCTGGGGTCTGGAGAGCGTCGAGTCCGAGTCCGGCGCCCGCTGGCTGCGCGGCACCGGCGACGAGCACCATGTGCTGCAGCTCAGCCGCGCCGACCGTACGGGTCTCGGCCGGATCGCGTTCGCCGTCGCGACGCCCGCCGAGGTCGACGAGGCCGCCCGCCGGCTGCTCGCCCACGGCATCACCCCCGTCGCGGGCCCCGGCCCGCTCGACCAGGTGGGCGGCGGCTACGGGCTGCGCTTCACCGACCCCGAGCACCGGCTGATCGAGATCAGCGCACAGGTCGAGGCGGTCGCACCGCGCGGCCGCGACGGGGCGATCCCCGTCGGTGTGACGCACGCCGTGCTCAACACCACCGACATCGACGCGTCCGTCGCCTTCTACTGCGACGTGCTCGGCCTGCGGGTCTCGGACTGGTCCGAGCACCAGATGGCCTTTCTGCGCTGCAACGCCGATCACCACTGCATCGCCTTCAACCAGGCCGCGTGGGCGTCGGTCAACCACGTGGCGTACGAGATGAGTTCGGTCGACCACTTCATGCGCGGGCTGGGCCGGCTGCGCCACCACGGCGTCACCCCGCAGTGGGGTCCGGGACGGCACGGCCCCGGCAACAACACCTTCTCCTACTTCACCGACCCCTCGGGCCTGGTCTGCGAGTACACCTCGGAGGTCGCGCAGATCGTCGAGGACGCGTGGATCGCGAAGGTCTGGCGGCGGGTGCCCGAACTCTCCGACCTCTGGGGCACGGCGGGTCCGCCGTCCCCGAAGATCCGCAGCCACATGGCGGGCGCCCCCGATCCCGGGCCCCTTCCCCGTACGACCGAGGAGGCAGTGGCATGACCCGCACCGTGGGGCTCGTCGGCTGGGGTGCCATCGGCCGGATCGTGGGCACCGCCCTCGCCCAAGGGGCCGTGCAGGGAGCCGAGTTGGGCTGCATCGTGGACAACCGGGCGCTCGGCGACGCGCCCGCACCCCAGCTCTCCTTCGAGGAGGCGCTGGAGCGCTGCGACCTGATCGTGGAGGCCGCTGGCCAGGGTGTCGTACGGGAGTGGGGCGAGCGCGTCCTGCTCTCGGGCACCGATCTGCTGATCGCCTCCACCGGGGCGCTGACCGACGAGGACCTGGCGAAGCGGCTGCGAGACGCGGGGCCCGGCCGGGTGTACTTCACGTCGGGCGCCGTCGGCGGTCTCGATCTGCTGCAGGCGGTCGGCGGCCTCGCCCCGCTGAGCGACGTCCGGCTGACCACCACCAAACTTCCCTCCACCCTCGAACAACCGTGGATGGACGAGGAGTTGCTGACCCGGATGCGGACGGCGACCGGCCCGGTCGAGGTCATGACGGGGACGGCACGCGACATTCCGGTGAAGTTCCCGAAGTCCACCAATGTGGCCGCCTCGGTGGCCCTGGCCGTCGGGGACCCGGACGCGGTACGGGTACGGGTCGTCGCCGACCCCGGTGCGCAGCACACCCGGCATGTGATCGAGGCGTCGGGGCCGCACGGTGCGTACCGCTTCGAGGTCGCGCATCTGCCGGATCCGGGCAACCCCGCCACCAGTCAGGTCGTGCCGTACGCGGTGCTGCGCAGCATCGGCGCGATCGCCGGGCGGCCGGGGCAGATCCTGTGAATCCGCATGTGGAGGAGGCGGGGACGGACGGGCCGCTGCTGCTGTGTCTGCATGGCATCGGTTCCTCGTCCGCCGCGTTCGCCCCGCAGATGGCCGAACTCTCCGCGTACGTACGGGTCGTGGCCTGGGACGCCCCCGGCTATGCCCGATCCCCGGACCCGACAGGCCCGTTGACCCTCGACGACTACGCCGACGCCGCAGCGGAACTCATCCGCGATCGCGGCGGCCGCGCCCACGTCCTGGGCGTCTCGTGGGGCGGCGTCATCGCGCTGCGGCTCGCCACCCGGCACCCCGCGCTCGTCGCGTCGCTGATCGTCGCCGACTCGAGCACCGGCTCGGGGTCGGATCCCGCCAGGGCCGCCGCGATGCGCGGCCGGGCGGCGGAGCTCGCCGGGGAAGGCCCGCGGGCCTTCGCCGAGCGTCGCGGCCCCCGGCTGGTCTCCCCAGGAGCCCCGCCCGAACTGGTGCGGAGGGTCGTCGACTCGATGGCCGGGGCCATCAGACTGCCCGGTTACGCGTACGCGGCCGAGGCGATGGCCGCCACCGACCTCGGGCCCGAGCTCGCCCTCGTCTCCGCCCCGACCCTCGTCATGTGCGGTGACGAGGACCGGGTCACCGGGGTCGGGGCGAGCCAGGCCATCGCCGGGTCCCTCCGTACCGCCGCCTACGTGATCGTCAAGGACGCCGGTCACGCGGCCAATCAGGAGCAGCCCGGGGCCTTCAACGCCTGGGTCCTCTCCCACCTCCGTATCACCGCCCGGATCCCCGAATAGGAGCACCCACCATGCCGATCACCACCACCGAGTACACCGACGGCGGGAACCTCGCCGCGTACACCGATTCGCTCATCGCCACCAAGGCCTCCCGTGTCGCGGACTTCGACACGCTCTCCTTCCAGGAGAAGGCCGGCCCGCAGTACCGCCGAGGTCAGATCCGCTACGTCGGCTCCGGCGCCACCGGCAACCACGAGAGCGACAGCCGGATCCTGCCGTCGGGTGGCTTCACCTTCTCCAACATGCTGCTCCCGCCGGGCGCCGAGGGCCCCGAGCACACCCACCACGACGTGGAGGAGGCCTTCTTCGTCCTGGAGGGGCAGGTGCGCGTCGGCATCCACCGCGGCGACAGTGAGAGCGAGTACCGCACGCTCGGCTACCGCGACATGATCGTCGTCCCTGCGGGCGTGGCGCGTTCGCTGAAGAACGAGGGCGACACCGACGCCCTGTTCTGTGTCGTCATCGGCACCCGGAAGCCGCAGATCCCCACCTACCCGGAGCACTCGCCGATGCACGGCGTGACCCGCGACTGATGCGCACCGTCGTCATCACCGGCGCCGGCCGTGGCCTGGGACTGGCCATGGCCCGCCGGGCGGGCGCGGACGGCTTCCGCGTCGTACTCGCCGAAGTGGACGCGGCACGCGGGGAGTCGGCGGCCGGGGAGCTGCGCGAGGAGGGCTTCGACGCCCACTTCGTACGCTGCGACGTGGCCGACCCCGCCTCGGTCGACGCCCTGGCCCTGCGGGTCGCCGGGCTCGGGCCGCTGCACGGCCTGGTGAACAACGCGGCGCTCGCCAACGGTGTGGGCGGCAGGGAGTTCCAGGACATCTCGGTCGCGGACTTCGACCGCATCATGACGGTCAACGCCCGTTCGCCCTGGCTGGTCTCGCGGGCCCTGCTGCCGCAGCTCCTCGCGCACGGGCAGGGCGGACGCATCGTCCATCTCGCCTCGGACGCCGCCCTGTACGGCTCCCCGCGCCTCGCCCACTACGTCGCGTCCAAGGGCGCCGTCATCGCCCTCACCCGGGCCATGGCCAGGGAGCTCGGCGACAAGGGGATCACTGTGAACGCGGTGGCGCCCGGCATCACCGAGGGCGAGGCCACCGAGTCCGTTCCGGCCGAGCGGCACGAGCTGTACCGCATGAACAGGGCCATCTCGCGGCCCCAGCGGCCGGACGACCTCCTGGGATTCGTCGCCTTCCTGCTGAGCGAGGAGTCCCGCTATCTCACCGGACAGGTGGTCGCCGTCAACGGCGGCTTCACCATGAACTAGTCATACGGAGACACCTGTTATGGATCTGGGCCTCGCCGACCGCACCGTACTGGTCACCGGCGGCAGCTCGGGCGTCGGCCTGGCCACGGTCCGCGCCCTCCTCGAAGAGGGCGCACGAGTGGCCGCCTGCGGCCGCGACGCGGACCGTCTCGCGCGGGCGGCCGCCGATCTGGGCGCGGGCAGCGACCGGCTGCTGACCGGCGTCTGCGACGTACGGGACGCCGATGCGGTACGGGAGTTCACCGTCCGCACCGCCGAGCACTTCGGCGGCCTCGACGGTCTGGTGAACAACGCGGGCCAGTCCCGGATCAAGCCCTTCGCCGAGACGACGGCCGAGGACTGGCGCGACGAGCTGGAGCTGAAGTTCGCCGGCGTACTCAACCCGCTGCACGCGGCACTCGACCTGCTGCGCGCCTCTCCCGTGGCCTCGGTCGTGAACATCAACGCCGTGCTCGCCAAGCAGCCCGAGCGCCGGCTCATGACCACCAGCGCGGCCCGCGCCGGGATTCTCAATCTCTCCAAGTCCCTGTCCCAGGAGCTCGCCCCGGACGGCATCCGCGTCAACTCGGTCTGCCTGGGACTCGTCGACACCGGCCAGTGGACGCGCCGCTACGCCGCATCCGGCAGCGGCCTCGACTACGAGCGGTGGCAGGCGGAGCTCGCGGCCGACCGCGGCATCGCGCTCGGCAGGCTCGGCCGGGCCGAGGAGGTCGCCTTCGCGGTGGTCTCCCTGCTCTCCCCCCGCGCCTCGTACATCACCGGCACCGGCATCGACGTCTGCGGCGGCGTCGGCCGCTCCATCCTCTGAACCCCCCGAAGCTCTCCGAGGAGACCACCATGCACCACACCACCGGAGGCGATCTCCTCGTCGCCGTCCTGCGCGAACTCGGCATCGACACCGTCTTCGGCATCGTCAGCGTGCACAATCTGCCGCTGGTCGAGGCCGTCGACCGGGAGTTGCGCTTCGTTCCCGTACGCCACGAGGCGAGCGCCGTCAGCGCCGCCGACGCCTACGGCCGGGCGCGCGGCTCCATCGGCTGCGCGCTGACCTCGACGGGTACGGGCGCGGGCAACGCGGCGGGCTCGCTCATCGAGTCGCTCAGTGCGGGCAGCGCCGTCCTGCACGTCACCGGGCAGATCGACAGCGCGTTCCTGGGCAGCGGGCGCGGTTTCATCCATGAGACCAAGGACCAGCTGGGCATGTTGCGGGCGGTTTCCGCGTACGCGGAGACCGTGACGTCCACCGAGGACGCGGGCCGCATCCTGCGGGAGGCCGCACGCGCCGCCCTCTCCGACCCGGGCGGCCCGGGAAGCGTGGAGTGGCCGGTCGACCTGCAGTACGCGGCACAGACCGACGAGGTCGCCGAGGCGCCGGTCCTGCCGCGCCCGGCGCCCGATGACGCCGAACTCGCCCGCGCCGCCGAGCTGTTGGCCTCCGCACGGCGCCCGCTGATCTGGGCGGGCGGCGGCGCCACCCGCGCGCCCGAACAGCTGGCGGCCCTCGTCGAGGCGACCGGTGCGGGCCTGCTGACGTCCAACTCGGGGCGCGGCGCGGTGCCGGAGGACCACCCCCGGGTCATCGGCAACTTCGCCACCACGCCCGCCGTACGCGCTCTGCTCGCCGACGCGGACGTCCTGCTGACCGTCGGCACGCACTTCCGCTCCAACGAGACCGCCGACTACGCGCTGAAGCTGCCCGAAGCGCACATCCAGATCGACATCGACGCGGACGCGCTCGGCCGCACCTACCCCGCGCGCCACACACTGCACGCTCACGCCGCCGACGCGCTGGAGCGCCTGCTGCCGCACGGCCGCCCGGCCGAGACGGGCTGGGGAGAGCGGATCGCCGCCGTACGCGAAGAAGTGCGTACCGCCCTCCACGAGTCCATCGGCCCCCAGGCGGCGGTCTGCGACGCGATCCGCGCCGCGCTCCCCCGCGAGGCGGTCGTCGCCCGCGATGTCACCATCGCGTCGAGCAGCTGGGGCAACAGGCTCCTGGAGATGTACGACCCCCGGGACAATGTCTTCCCGCGCGGCGGCGGCATCGGGCAGGGCCTGGGCATGGGCATCGGGGCCGCGCTCGCCCGCCCGGACTCCCCCACCGTCGTGATGGCGGGCGACGGCGGCCTCGCCGTCCATCTCGGGGAACTCCTCACCCTCGCCCAGGAGCGGCCCGCACTCACTCTGGTCGTCTTCAACGACGGCGGCTACGGGGTGCTCCGCAACATGCAGGACCGCTACAGCGAGCGCCGCTCGGGCGTCGATCTCGCCACCCCCGACTTCGAGCTGCTGGCACGCGCCTGCGGGCTCCCGTACGCCCGCATCGCGGCGCCGGAGCACGCGCAGCCCGTCATGGAGCACGCGATCGCCTCGCGCGGACCCGTGCTCGTCGAGGTCGATCTGGCCGAACTCGGCCCGATGAAGACCCCGTTCACCCCGCCCGTCACGATCCCCACCGCGTAGGGAGGCCACCATGGACGCACCCCACGAGCCCCGGCTCGAACTGCTCGTACGCCGGATGACCTGGGAGGCCGAAGGGGTCCTCTCCCTGGAGCTCGTCCACCCGGACGGCAAACCGCTGCCCGCGTGGGAGCCCGGCGCCCATCTCGATCTGGAGGTCGGTGCGCAGACCCGGCAGTACTCGCTCTGCGGCGACCCGCACGATCTGTCCGCGTACCGGATCGGCGTGCTCAACGAGCCTTCGTCGCGCGGCGGTTCACGGTACGTGCACACGCAGCTGAGGCCCGGACAGCGGGTGACGGCTGTGGGCCCGCGCAACCATTTCGCGCTGACCGGCGCGGCCCGGTACGTCTTCATCGCCGGCGGGATCGGGATCACTCCGATCCTGGCCATGGCGCGCGAGGCGGCCCGGCGCTCCGTCCCCTACACCCTCGTGCACGGGGGCAGGACCCGCGCGTCCATGGCGTTCGGCACGGAACTGGCCGAACTGACCGGCGGGGACGTGGTGTTCCACCCGCAGGACGAGCTGGGGCACATCGACCTGGCGACGGCTCTGGCGGACGTCGCGCCCGACACCCTGGTCTACTGCTGCGGACCCGAGCCGCTGCTCGCCGCCGTGGAGGCCCTCTGCCCGGCGGACCGGCTGCGCGTGGAGCGCTTCGCGGCCCCCGCCGTCGAGCACACCGGTGACGACTCGGCCTTCGAGGTCGAGTGCCGGACCTCCGGCATCACCCTCACCGTCGACGCCGGCACCTCCGTCCTGGAGGCGGCCGAGGCGGCGGGGCTCGATGTCGGCAGCTCCTGCCGGGACGGGATCTGCGGCACCTGCGAGACGCGGGTGCTCGAAGGCTCCCCCGACCACCGCGACTTCGTACTGAGCGCGGCGGAACACGCCTCGGACGCCACGATGATGATCTGCGTGTCGCGCTGTGCCTCCGCCCGCCTCGTCCTCGACCTCTGACACCTGCGAACCCTTTCCCGGAGGCACCGTGACCACCACCGACTGGCCCTACCTCGACGTACATCAGTCCCGTACGCACGAGCCCACGCCGTACGAGTTCAAGCTCGCCGCGACGCTCGAAGAGGTCTTCACCAAGGACGGCCACGAGCTGGCCGACGTCGTACGGGGACTCAACGCCCGCCAGGTCCATGCCCCCGACGGGGGGCCGTGGACCGAGGAGTCCTTCCGCGCCGAGATCCACCGACTGGGAGCGTGACATGACCACCACTCCGACCGCCGACCACATCTACGCGACCGGCCTGCGCAACCAGTGGCACCCGGTCGTGCCGTCGCACTTCGTCGCACCGGGCGCCATGCGCAAGGTCACCGTCCTGGGCGAGCAGTGGCTGCTGTTCCGCCGCTCGGACTCCACCCTCAGCATGCTCGCGGATCGCTGCCCGCATCGCGGAGCACCGCTCTCGCTGGGCAAGCACCTCGGGGACCGGGTGGCCTGCTGGTACCACGGCGTGGAGGTCGAGACGGACGGCACCGTCTCGTCCGTGCCCGGACTGCCCGGCTGCAACCTGGAGGGCAAGAAGCTGGTGCGGAGCCTGCCCGTCCGCGAGGTGGCGGGGGCGGTCCTCGCGTACTTCGGTGACGAACAGCACCCGGAGCCGGCCGAACTGACCCTTCCCGAGCCGCTCACCGACCCCGGCATCGACGCGATCCTCTGCTACGCCGAGTGGGAGGGCGGCTGGCGCTACGCGGTGGAGAACCTGCTCGACCCGATGCACGGATCGTTCCTGCACCATGAGTCGCACACCATGTTCGACGGCGACACCACCGCCAAGTTCCGTATCCGCGAGACGGACCGCGGCTACTTCTTCGAGAAGACCGACCAGCGGGGCGTCAACTTCGACTGGGTGGAGCTGTGCAGGACGGGCGTCGACTGGGTCGACCTGTCCATCCCGTATCCGGCGTCGGCGGGCCCGGGCGGCCCCTTCGGGATCGTCGGCATGGTCTGCCCGGTGGACGAGAACCGCACCGGGGTCTTCTTCTGGCGCTACCGCGATGTCCAGGGCTGGGAGCGCGACAGCTGGCGCTTCCTCTACAAGACCCTCATCGAGAAGCGCCACTGGGAGGTCCTCGAACAGGACCGGGTGATGCTGGAGGCCATGCCCGCGGACGCGGACCAGCACGAGAACCTCTACCAGCACGACCTCGGAGTGGTCAGGCTGCGCCGCCTCTACCGCGCGGAGGCCGAGGCGCAGGCGCAGGGTCAGGCGGTCAGTCGGAATCTGTGATGGACAGTTCCAGCTTGGACAGCAGTCGCCCGAGCTGACGGCATTCGGCCGGGGTGAGCCCGCCGAGCATCCGGCGTTCGTTGTCGAGGTGCTCGGCGAACACCTCGTCCACTTTCGCGAGCCCGGCGTCCGTGAGCCGCGAGTACACCACCCGCCTGTCCTCCGCGTCCCGTTCACGGACGATCAGGCCGTCCTTCTCCAGCCGGTCGATGCGCAGGGTCACCCCGGCGGAGGAGACGAGACCCGAGTCGGCGAGCTGCCCGGCGGTGAGCCGGTACGGGGCTCCCGCCCTGCGCAGGGCGGTGAGCACGTCGAAACCGGCCACCGAAAGCCCGTGCGCGTCGACCGCATTGGTGAGCCGGGTGCTGTACCTGAGGAAGGTGCGGTGCAGCCGGGCGAGGACCTCCAGGGGCGCGGTGTCCAGTTCGGGACGTTCCCTCGCCCAGTCCTCGATGATCGACGCGACGGCGTCCTGCCGCCCGGCCGTCCTCTTCCCCGTCATACCCTGCAGCCTCCCTGTCGCAGCTCCCACGGTGCGTACGGTGAAATCTTAGCCCTGAAATAAAGGGACCCCCGTGCGCGAGGGGCCGTTCAGGAGCCATAATCACCAGATACATCGGATGTCTGATGAGGCGAGGTTCCCCCATGGCTGTGACCGACGAGGCCATCGAGAAGATCAAGGAAATGATCGTCTCCGGCGCACTGCGGCCGGGCGACCGGCTCCCCAAGGAGAGCGAACTCGCCGCTGAGCTGGGGCTTTCCCGCAATTCCCTGCGCGAGGCGGTACGCGCGCTCTCGCTGATCCGCATCCTCGACGTGCGCCAGGGCGACGGTACGTACGTCACCAGCCTCGACCCGCAGCTGCTGCTCGAGGCGATGAGCTTCGTCGTGGACTTCCACCGGGACGACACGGTCCTGGAGTTCCTTGCCGTACGCAGGATCCTGGAGCCCGCCGCCACCGCGATGGCGGCCACCAAGATCGGCGAGGCCGAGCTGGACCGGCTGACCGCGCAACTGGACGCGCTGGGCCCGGAGCCCTCGGTGGAGGAACTGGTCGCCAGCGACCTGGAGTTCCACCGGGG
The sequence above is drawn from the Streptomyces sp. NBC_01465 genome and encodes:
- a CDS encoding LLM class flavin-dependent oxidoreductase, which codes for MKFSVLSIIGHTPHPLTGELLSPADRLAEVVETGVAAERLGFDAYAVGERHAGPFLSSSPTVVLGALASRTSRIRLLTGVTVVAILDPVRVAEDYATLDQLSRGRIELVVGKGAEAGHFSLFGLDEERQWDLQKEKYELLRRLWTEEGVDWEGEFRPPLKNVTTVPRPYDGLPRIWHGSATSLNSTELAARHGDPLFTANAIQPREAYAKLIAHYRERFEAYGHDPARAHVAAGSGGLLIADSSQQAVSRFKELYEAKVAQTFKPHLAGKAGYNTPFRTIEDAIENGPQLIGSPQQIIDKILGYHEVYRHDLQSVTVDGFGLAQGEQLETLQRFAEEIAPVIRREAPSTLWD
- a CDS encoding MFS transporter, which produces MTIDAYPDRAVRAAIAARFERLPLCRWHVTVRLIVGAVTFFEAFDQLLIAYALPDLRKEWHLTTSAATLLLTVGSIGMLIGALLSGRLADRFGRVKVIAACIALSSVANLALALSTTPGLFMGVRFIQGLAIGGEVPVAATFIAEITRSHRRGRFVLLYELVFPAGLTVGALVAAWVVPLLGWRWMYALAAVPGLLCILVRRSVPESPRWLAEHGRAQEADEVMTRIEAEVERLTGAPLPPVPDALPDPTPAAETSSGLRGLFTGRYRRRTLVIGALWFAGYFVNYGISSWLPTIYQNRYGLSLSDALLYSTVTSCAGLLGCLVAALTVDRAGRRRVITGCLAGAAAGLLVLAYVGARTPLQVLVWTSLAAVFFFGSNICLYLYTPELFPTRMRALGSSVGGAMNRLGVILGPIVVGMVYAGGHISTVFTLLGAVALAGAVVAALGAEETAGRRLEEISP
- a CDS encoding aldehyde dehydrogenase, whose protein sequence is MLGLPADEVLVAGEWRRGAGAPIRTVDPATGRTLATVHAASVDEVAEAARGAARAAADPRWRTLLPHRRAQLLHRVADAIDTAAEHLASLQTADTGKALTETRALVASAAGTFRYTAAALETAEETLTPSRGDCLTMSVYEPIGVIGAINPWNSPVASDAQKLAPALAGGNAVLLKPAEWTPLVSLALGRLITRVLAELDLPTGLLSILPGRGSVVGDAIVKDPHIGKVVFTGGTDTGRTIARTAAGKLMPVSLELGGKSPTIVLADADIEQALAGVMFGIFSSSGQSCIAGSRLFVAREVYDTFVGELVERVGTLRVGPGTDPDTQVAPLVHHKHRDSVAAYVDLAREEGATVRCGGSVPPGAAYSEGAYYLPTVLDGLDNSSRTCQEEIFGPVLVALPFDDEDDLVRTANDSVYGLACGIWTRDHRAAWRIARRIDAGTVWINTYKQFSIATPFGGMKDSGLGREKGRDGIRAYQRQKSLYWGMSDTPLAWAN
- a CDS encoding VOC family protein encodes the protein MPPPPPPVARLRSLRYVELFTPAFTEAADFYQEVWGLESVESESGARWLRGTGDEHHVLQLSRADRTGLGRIAFAVATPAEVDEAARRLLAHGITPVAGPGPLDQVGGGYGLRFTDPEHRLIEISAQVEAVAPRGRDGAIPVGVTHAVLNTTDIDASVAFYCDVLGLRVSDWSEHQMAFLRCNADHHCIAFNQAAWASVNHVAYEMSSVDHFMRGLGRLRHHGVTPQWGPGRHGPGNNTFSYFTDPSGLVCEYTSEVAQIVEDAWIAKVWRRVPELSDLWGTAGPPSPKIRSHMAGAPDPGPLPRTTEEAVA
- a CDS encoding aspartate dehydrogenase domain-containing protein produces the protein MTRTVGLVGWGAIGRIVGTALAQGAVQGAELGCIVDNRALGDAPAPQLSFEEALERCDLIVEAAGQGVVREWGERVLLSGTDLLIASTGALTDEDLAKRLRDAGPGRVYFTSGAVGGLDLLQAVGGLAPLSDVRLTTTKLPSTLEQPWMDEELLTRMRTATGPVEVMTGTARDIPVKFPKSTNVAASVALAVGDPDAVRVRVVADPGAQHTRHVIEASGPHGAYRFEVAHLPDPGNPATSQVVPYAVLRSIGAIAGRPGQIL